The proteins below come from a single Actinomycetes bacterium genomic window:
- a CDS encoding Ig-like domain-containing protein: MNNRRTLVGAAVTAAAAMLLVSGCTTSGTNPSPAQAAVESANEAPPAPKAALAFTPESASSDIAPGEPVTVTATDGTITEVVLTDDKGRTIEGETSADQLTWTSSDPLKVSRHYRLTASAVDADGRVTERSGFFATVTPRKVLETSISPLDGQNVGVGMPIIVRFSEKVRNRAAVEEALQVTSSKPIEGAWSWVSNEEVHYRPKEFWPAYDKIKVDVHLRGVDAGRGVWGMENRTVRFSTGSSMVSVIDVDAHTLTVYRNGVKARVIPVTTGKAGFLTRNGTKVILEKHTLKIMDAATIGIQPGDPEYYRLEVPYAMRVTWSGEFVHSAPWSVGSQGSVNVSHGCVGMAPSNAIWLYNQSTVGDVVKVVGSPRQLEPGNGYTDWNVSWSEWLEASALQG, encoded by the coding sequence ATGAACAACCGCAGGACGCTGGTCGGCGCCGCCGTGACGGCCGCCGCCGCGATGCTGCTCGTCTCGGGCTGCACCACCTCCGGCACCAACCCGTCGCCGGCCCAGGCCGCCGTCGAGTCGGCCAACGAGGCCCCGCCGGCGCCCAAGGCCGCCCTCGCCTTCACCCCCGAGTCCGCCTCGAGCGACATCGCCCCCGGCGAGCCGGTCACCGTCACGGCCACCGACGGCACCATCACCGAGGTCGTCCTGACCGACGACAAGGGCCGCACGATCGAGGGCGAGACCTCGGCTGACCAGCTCACCTGGACCTCCAGCGACCCGCTCAAGGTCTCCCGGCACTACCGGCTGACCGCCTCCGCGGTCGACGCCGACGGCCGGGTCACCGAGCGCTCCGGCTTCTTCGCCACCGTGACCCCACGCAAGGTGCTCGAGACCTCCATCTCGCCCCTCGACGGGCAGAACGTCGGCGTCGGCATGCCGATCATCGTGCGGTTCTCCGAGAAGGTCCGGAACCGGGCAGCCGTCGAGGAGGCCCTGCAGGTCACCTCGAGCAAGCCGATCGAGGGCGCCTGGAGCTGGGTCAGCAACGAAGAGGTCCACTACCGGCCCAAGGAGTTCTGGCCGGCGTACGACAAGATCAAGGTCGACGTGCACCTGCGCGGCGTCGACGCCGGGCGCGGCGTGTGGGGCATGGAGAACCGCACGGTGCGGTTCAGCACCGGCTCCTCAATGGTGAGCGTGATCGACGTCGACGCGCACACCCTGACCGTCTACCGCAACGGCGTGAAGGCGCGGGTCATCCCGGTGACCACCGGCAAGGCCGGCTTCCTCACCCGCAACGGCACCAAGGTCATCCTCGAGAAGCACACGCTCAAGATCATGGACGCCGCGACCATCGGCATCCAGCCGGGTGACCCGGAGTACTACCGCCTCGAGGTGCCCTACGCGATGCGCGTCACCTGGAGCGGAGAGTTCGTCCACTCCGCCCCGTGGTCGGTCGGCTCCCAGGGCAGCGTCAACGTCAGCCACGGCTGCGTCGGCATGGCCCCGTCCAACGCCATCTGGCTGTACAACCAGAGCACGGTCGGCGACGTGGTCAAGGTCGTCGGCTCGCCGCGCCAGCTGGAGCCCGGCAACGGCTACACCGACTGGAACGTCTCGTGGTCGGAGTGGCTCGAGGCCAGCGCCCTGCAGGGCTGA
- a CDS encoding cytochrome c oxidase subunit 4, with the protein MKVEGWLFAAGFFFFAIAAVIYGLLSEEPVGTVALAFTAGLAFLVGYYLLFTARRIDPRPEDSKTAEIVDGAGELGFYSPHSWWPLAVGGAAAISFLGVAVGWWLFIIGAGAGVLAVIGLVFEYYRGEPAA; encoded by the coding sequence ATGAAGGTCGAGGGCTGGCTCTTCGCGGCCGGCTTCTTCTTCTTCGCGATCGCCGCGGTGATCTACGGGCTGCTCTCCGAGGAGCCGGTCGGCACGGTGGCCCTGGCGTTCACCGCCGGCCTGGCCTTCCTGGTCGGCTACTACCTGCTCTTCACCGCGCGCCGCATCGACCCGCGGCCCGAGGACTCCAAGACCGCCGAGATCGTGGACGGGGCCGGCGAGCTGGGCTTCTACAGCCCGCACAGCTGGTGGCCACTGGCGGTGGGGGGTGCCGCCGCCATCTCGTTCCTCGGCGTGGCGGTCGGCTGGTGGCTGTTCATCATCGGGGCCGGCGCCGGCGTTCTGGCCGTGATCGGCCTCGTGTTCGAGTACTACCGCGGCGAGCCGGCCGCCTGA
- the ctaD gene encoding cytochrome c oxidase subunit I translates to MTLTAQPRPGTGVIRPARKGSTVVKWITSTDHKTIGHLYLITSFVFFLIGGLMAMMMRAELARPGNQFFTGEQYNQLFTMHGTIMLLLFATPLFVGFANVIMPLQIGSPDVAFPRLNMVSYWFFLFGGLIASAGFLTPSGAASFGWYAYAPLNSELFSPGLGSDLWIMGLALAGFGTILGAVNFITTIFCMRAPGMTMFRMPIFTWNILLTSVLVLMAFPVLAAALLALEADRKFGAHIFDPANGGPILWQHLFWFFGHPEVYIIALPFFGIVSEVLPVFSRKPIFGYKGLVFATIAIAGLSVTVWAHHMFPTGAVLLPFFSFMTFLIAVPTGVKFFNWIGTMWRGSLTFETPMLWSIGFLVTFLFGGLTGMILASPPLDFHVNDTYFVVAHFHYVVFGTVVFAMNAGFYFWWPKMTGRMLDERLGKIHFWTLFIGFHMTFLIQHWLGVAGMPRRYVDYLASDGFTGMNMFSTIGSFLLGASTLPFLLNVWRSSHGPKVTTDDPWGYGRSLEWATSCPPPRHNFVELPRIRSESPAFDLHYPHVAAMDQPTPDKNFLDQVLGEPDLEGGPGGRA, encoded by the coding sequence GTGACCCTCACCGCCCAGCCCCGTCCGGGCACCGGTGTCATCCGGCCGGCCCGCAAGGGCAGCACCGTGGTCAAGTGGATCACCAGCACCGACCACAAGACGATCGGCCACCTCTACCTGATCACGTCGTTCGTGTTCTTCCTCATCGGCGGCCTGATGGCCATGATGATGCGGGCCGAGCTGGCCAGACCGGGCAACCAGTTCTTCACCGGCGAGCAGTACAACCAGCTGTTCACCATGCACGGCACGATCATGCTGCTGCTCTTCGCGACGCCACTGTTCGTCGGCTTCGCCAACGTCATCATGCCGCTGCAGATCGGCTCGCCCGACGTGGCCTTCCCGCGGCTGAACATGGTGTCGTACTGGTTCTTCCTGTTCGGCGGGCTGATCGCGTCGGCCGGGTTCCTCACCCCTAGCGGTGCCGCGTCGTTCGGCTGGTACGCCTACGCCCCGCTCAACTCCGAGCTCTTCTCGCCGGGCCTGGGCAGCGACCTGTGGATCATGGGCCTCGCGCTCGCTGGCTTCGGCACGATTCTCGGGGCCGTCAACTTCATCACCACCATCTTCTGCATGCGCGCACCGGGCATGACGATGTTCCGGATGCCGATCTTCACCTGGAACATCCTGCTCACCAGCGTCCTGGTGCTGATGGCCTTCCCGGTCCTGGCGGCCGCGCTGCTCGCGCTCGAGGCCGACCGAAAATTCGGTGCGCACATCTTCGACCCGGCCAACGGCGGGCCGATCCTTTGGCAGCACCTGTTCTGGTTCTTCGGCCACCCCGAGGTCTACATCATCGCGCTGCCGTTCTTCGGCATCGTGTCCGAGGTGCTGCCGGTCTTCAGCCGCAAGCCGATCTTCGGCTACAAGGGCCTGGTCTTCGCGACCATCGCGATCGCCGGCCTCTCGGTCACGGTGTGGGCGCACCACATGTTCCCGACCGGGGCCGTGCTCCTGCCGTTCTTCTCCTTCATGACGTTCCTGATCGCCGTGCCGACCGGCGTGAAGTTCTTCAACTGGATCGGCACCATGTGGCGAGGGTCGCTGACCTTCGAGACACCGATGCTGTGGTCCATCGGCTTCCTCGTGACCTTCCTCTTCGGCGGCCTGACCGGCATGATCCTGGCCTCGCCGCCGCTGGACTTCCACGTCAACGACACCTACTTCGTCGTGGCCCACTTCCACTACGTGGTGTTCGGCACGGTCGTCTTCGCGATGAACGCCGGGTTCTACTTCTGGTGGCCCAAGATGACCGGCCGGATGCTCGACGAGCGGCTCGGCAAGATCCACTTCTGGACTCTGTTCATCGGCTTCCACATGACGTTCCTGATCCAGCACTGGCTGGGCGTGGCCGGCATGCCGCGTCGCTACGTCGACTACCTCGCGAGCGACGGTTTCACCGGCATGAACATGTTCTCGACGATCGGGTCGTTCCTGCTCGGCGCGTCGACGCTGCCCTTCCTGCTCAACGTCTGGCGCAGCTCCCACGGCCCGAAGGTCACCACCGACGACCCGTGGGGCTACGGCCGGTCGCTCGAGTGGGCCACCTCCTGCCCGCCGCCGCGGCACAACTTCGTCGAGCTGCCGCGGATCCGGTCCGAGTCTCCGGCGTTCGACCTGCACTACCCGCACGTCGCGGCGATGGACCAGCCCACGCCGGACAAGAACTTCCTCGACCAGGTGCTCGGTGAGCCCGATCTCGAGGGCGGACCGGGAGGCCGGGCATGA
- the coxB gene encoding cytochrome c oxidase subunit II, with product MRPSGTTGPRLRRRSTGRVVALSGLALLTLTACSSEELPTFAMPARDATNHAPTILSLWQGSWVAAWAVGALTWGLILWPVIAFRRKRGETGLPAQTRYNLPVEVLYTVVPFIAVAVFFFFTARDEDRILETSANPDHRITVTGIQWSWQFTYTSDGGAQTTGTPGKPPTLVLPEGESVQFRLLSDDVIHSFWVPAFLFKMDVIPGQPNTFQLVPTKIGTFAGKCAELCGQDHARMLFNVDVVSPDEYDQRIAELKERNDAGSAQ from the coding sequence TTGCGTCCGTCCGGCACCACGGGACCCCGGCTGCGCCGGCGGTCGACCGGCAGGGTCGTCGCTCTCAGCGGCCTCGCCCTGCTCACCCTCACGGCCTGCTCCTCGGAGGAGCTGCCGACCTTCGCGATGCCCGCCCGTGACGCCACCAACCACGCGCCCACGATCCTCTCGCTGTGGCAGGGGTCGTGGGTCGCGGCCTGGGCCGTGGGCGCCTTGACGTGGGGGCTGATCCTGTGGCCGGTGATCGCCTTCCGGCGCAAGCGCGGCGAGACCGGTCTGCCGGCGCAGACCCGCTACAACCTTCCGGTCGAGGTGCTCTACACCGTGGTGCCGTTCATCGCGGTGGCGGTGTTCTTCTTCTTCACCGCTCGTGACGAGGACCGCATCCTCGAGACGTCAGCCAACCCCGACCACCGGATCACCGTCACCGGCATCCAGTGGTCGTGGCAGTTCACCTACACCTCCGACGGCGGGGCGCAGACGACCGGCACCCCCGGCAAGCCGCCCACCCTGGTGCTTCCGGAGGGCGAGAGCGTCCAGTTCCGCCTGCTGTCCGACGACGTCATCCACTCGTTCTGGGTGCCGGCGTTCCTGTTCAAGATGGACGTCATCCCCGGCCAGCCCAACACCTTCCAGCTGGTGCCGACCAAGATCGGCACGTTCGCGGGCAAGTGCGCCGAGCTGTGCGGGCAGGACCACGCGCGGATGCTGTTCAACGTCGACGTGGTCTCGCCCGACGAGTACGACCAGCGGATCGCCGAGCTCAAGGAACGCAACGACGCCGGGAGCGCCCAGTGA